TGGAAAAGTCACTGGTCAAAAAGGTAAAGCTTACATTGTATCCTTAAAAGAAGGAAACAAAGCAAAAGAATTAATTGTAAGACCTGACCACTTAAAATTACAAAAATGATTTCTATGATTGGAAAAGAAATTATTGAAAGTGAACCAATATCAAGTGCAGAAGTAAGAAAAATTCTTGAAGATTTTTCACAAGAAAATGAATTAAACTACGAACAAAATATTACTTTAAATCACCTTTCAAGATTTAAAAGATATTCCGTTGAAGATTCAGAAGAAATCGTTGCAAAACTTCAAGAAGAATTTGGTTTAAGAGACAAGCTTGCAGTACGTATCGCTAACTTAGCTCCACAAGATTTAGCAGATTTAAGATTAATTTTAGCTAAAGAAAGTGCAAATCTTGACAAAGCAGATATGGAAAAAATTCTTGAACTCTTAGAACAATACGATATAGAAGAATAGTTTTTAACTATTCACTCTTTCTTTTTTTATAAATTTTTTAGAATCTTATTTAATAAACCAATGAGCATATTTCGCTCTTCATTATTATCCAAACATTCCATTATTCTTTTAAACTCATTTTTTTCGAATTCATCATGTTCTTTTTTAATTGATTCTCCTTTTTGGGTAAGAATTAGGATAAATGAGCGTCCATCATTTGGATTTTTCTTTCTTTTTAAAATATCTTTTTTCTCAAGCCTATCAATTGTACTTGTTAGAGTGCTTTTGGGAATTTTAAATGATTCTTGAATATCCTTTATAAT
The Methanobacteriaceae archaeon genome window above contains:
- a CDS encoding RNA polymerase Rpb4 family protein, with protein sequence MIGKEIIESEPISSAEVRKILEDFSQENELNYEQNITLNHLSRFKRYSVEDSEEIVAKLQEEFGLRDKLAVRIANLAPQDLADLRLILAKESANLDKADMEKILELLEQYDIEE
- a CDS encoding MarR family transcriptional regulator, which codes for MDEDLNKQIDEFSEVVHGFVCKTYTDEFKDKYHFTSDVSLFEMSIINKIYENDNVIIKDIQESFKIPKSTLTSTIDRLEKKDILKRKKNPNDGRSFILILTQKGESIKKEHDEFEKNEFKRIMECLDNNEERNMLIGLLNKILKNL